A portion of the Halalkalicoccus tibetensis genome contains these proteins:
- a CDS encoding lamin tail domain-containing protein: MRENDIDRREFLGLAGAACIVGSAGCTDDPGDDEDVEDDPEPEPDEEPEEEPDETTEESEGDDEEPDEGEAQEDETEDDEAEEAEVEEDEPDDEEEGPEEGEQEQTEEEEPGEESEDDDPDEEPGEEDDDDDENGDDDDPEGRPILITATDAETGDPIEGADVHMASADGDPADAVEFSFTTDSDGEVDEVVEIGNLILTIEAEGYETYSTELSLDEEHHAELEPEDGGDPGLQDALEVVDRQTDVGHDTDNEYILFENTSSSEVDLSGHVVTDREEGGTGIEAPFPDGFTLGPGDQVRVTSGSGSPTDDEIFMDSGRAVWRQDGDEVLIVGPGGDVVFSYSYGDGGTSSIQFVFNQVRSLFA, from the coding sequence GTGAGAGAAAACGACATCGACCGACGCGAATTTCTCGGCCTGGCGGGCGCAGCCTGTATCGTCGGGTCGGCGGGTTGTACTGACGATCCGGGCGACGACGAAGACGTCGAAGACGATCCCGAACCGGAACCGGACGAAGAACCCGAAGAGGAACCGGACGAAACGACCGAGGAAAGCGAAGGGGATGACGAAGAGCCCGACGAGGGCGAGGCCCAAGAGGATGAGACGGAAGACGACGAGGCAGAGGAAGCCGAGGTAGAAGAGGACGAACCGGACGACGAGGAAGAAGGGCCGGAGGAGGGAGAACAGGAACAGACGGAAGAGGAGGAACCTGGCGAAGAATCAGAAGATGACGATCCGGACGAGGAGCCCGGCGAAGAGGACGACGATGACGATGAGAACGGTGACGACGACGATCCCGAGGGCCGCCCGATACTGATCACGGCGACTGACGCCGAGACGGGCGACCCGATCGAGGGTGCGGACGTCCACATGGCCTCCGCGGACGGCGATCCCGCCGACGCGGTCGAGTTCAGCTTCACGACGGATTCGGACGGGGAAGTCGACGAGGTCGTCGAGATCGGGAACCTCATCCTCACGATCGAGGCCGAGGGCTACGAGACCTACTCGACTGAACTCAGCCTCGACGAGGAACACCATGCCGAGCTCGAACCCGAGGACGGAGGCGACCCGGGGCTCCAGGACGCTCTCGAAGTGGTCGATAGACAGACCGACGTCGGCCACGACACCGACAACGAGTACATCCTCTTCGAGAACACGAGCAGTTCGGAGGTCGATCTCAGTGGGCACGTCGTGACCGACCGGGAGGAAGGCGGAACGGGGATCGAAGCACCCTTCCCCGACGGGTTTACCCTCGGTCCCGGTGATCAGGTTCGAGTGACTAGCGGTTCGGGAAGTCCGACCGACGACGAGATCTTCATGGACAGCGGGCGAGCCGTCTGGCGACAGGACGGCGACGAGGTCCTCATCGTCGGTCCGGGTGGCGATGTCGTCTTCAGCTACTCGTACGGTGACGGTGGAACGTCGTCCATCCAGTTCGTTTTCAACCAGGTCCGCTCGTTGTTCGCCTGA
- a CDS encoding lamin tail domain-containing protein, with amino-acid sequence MSDSNLNRRQVLSATGAAIVGGALMTGSAAADGGSYTAELTGEPLGVDTNAGGTATVSVSDGEASYELWVSCLRDGTHVSLSADGEVLAEYDLDVHGVVRDTVVLEGTTDDEGLLDALEGEVTITAHTEQNPDGEIEGTLSAVDEADPAPEEPTEEEPEEEPEEEEEEPEEEPEEEEEEDEEPEEDDDVAVSDALEISDFEVLGNEPNDEYVTITNNSDEDIDMTGFQLRDAPGGAVDDRNTPDGPFTFPSFTLDAGNSVTVFTGSGQDDDANLYWGENLQVYNQEGDTITLLDAGGNTVAEVTYDSQTSLIGQPLQFVRSLFA; translated from the coding sequence ATGAGCGACAGCAATCTCAACCGGCGACAGGTACTGAGCGCGACAGGGGCGGCGATCGTGGGCGGGGCTCTCATGACGGGCAGCGCGGCGGCCGACGGGGGCAGCTACACCGCGGAGCTCACGGGCGAGCCGCTCGGGGTCGATACGAACGCGGGCGGGACCGCCACGGTCTCCGTTTCCGACGGCGAGGCCAGCTACGAGCTGTGGGTGAGCTGCCTGCGCGACGGCACCCACGTCTCGCTTTCGGCCGACGGCGAGGTGCTCGCGGAGTACGACCTCGACGTTCACGGGGTCGTCCGCGACACGGTGGTTCTGGAGGGCACGACCGACGACGAGGGACTGCTCGACGCGCTGGAGGGTGAGGTGACGATTACGGCCCACACTGAACAGAACCCCGACGGCGAGATCGAGGGGACGCTCTCGGCGGTCGACGAGGCCGACCCGGCGCCCGAGGAGCCGACGGAGGAGGAACCCGAAGAGGAGCCAGAGGAAGAGGAGGAGGAACCGGAAGAAGAACCTGAAGAGGAAGAAGAAGAGGACGAGGAACCCGAGGAGGATGACGACGTCGCTGTGTCGGATGCACTCGAGATCAGCGATTTCGAAGTGCTCGGGAACGAACCTAACGACGAGTACGTCACGATCACCAACAATAGCGACGAAGACATCGATATGACTGGGTTCCAGCTTCGTGACGCACCCGGCGGGGCCGTCGATGATCGGAATACTCCTGATGGACCGTTTACGTTCCCCTCCTTCACTCTCGATGCCGGAAACAGCGTGACGGTGTTTACAGGTAGTGGGCAAGACGACGATGCGAACCTATACTGGGGCGAAAACCTGCAGGTCTACAACCAAGAGGGCGATACAATCACCTTGCTTGATGCAGGCGGTAATACGGTCGCTGAGGTGACTTACGATTCCCAGACTTCACTGATCGGCCAGCCGCTTCAGTTCGTTCGCTCGTTGTTCGCCTGA